The sequence GAGTTGAGGGTGCCAACAGGGATGGGGTATTACCTGGTGTATCCGCCGGGGACGGAGCCGTCGGTGGGGCTTGAAGCGTTGCTGACCTGGTTGGTGGGGCAAACTCAACCTGTGTAGCCGCTGCCGAGGCACGAGGCTGCGATGGGCTGCGCAGCGGCCCCCGAGGGCGGTCCTGCGTCCCGCATCGCAGCCTCGTGCCTCGGCAGTGGCTACAGGTGATTAGTAACCGACAGTAAACCGCTGGCGCGAATGCTTCGGCGTTTCCACTTCATCAATCAACGCAATCGCGTAGTCGGCAAAGCTGATCCAACTGCGACCTTCGCTGCTCACCAACAAATCATCCTGACCCAGGCGGAATTTGCCGGTGCGCTCAGTCTCGACAAACTCCGCCGACGGCGACAGAAAGGTCCAGTCGAGCTCCTTTTCCTGACGCAAGGCGTTGAGGAATTCAATCCCAGCGCCGGCTTCAGCCTTGTACTCCGCCGGGAAACCAGGGCTGTCGAACACGCGACCACCGCCCGGTAGCAACAGCGAAGCGGCACCGCCCACCACCAACAGGCGTTTCACGCCGGCCTTCTTCACCGGGCCGATCACAGCGCTGGCGGGCAGGGTGGCAAAGTGTGCGGCGCTGATCACCACGTCGTTGCCGGCGACGGCCTGTTGCAGGGCATTGGCGTCCTGGGCATCCACCTGCTTGACCGTCACACCAGGGCGTACGCCGATCTTGTCGGTATTTCGGGCAATGGCCGTAACGGTGTGGCCGCGACGCAGGGCTTCTTCCAGCAGTTGGCTACCGGCACGACCGGTGGCACCAATAATTGCGATCTTGCTCATGACGTTCTCCAGTACGGTAGGTTGAAACACTTCACCACTTCATCTCGCCCTTGGCGACTTTGGCACTCAGCTCCAGGGAGCTTTCGTCGGCCAGGTTCGGGTAACGCTTTTTCATGGCTGTAATCAGTGCGGCGGAATCCTTGGCCTTGGCGGTTTCTTCGTCGAAGGCCTTGATGTAGTCAGCGGTAAACGCCACGGATTTCAGCGACGGTGTGCCCAGGTAGTGACCTGGAACCACGGTGCGCGGTTTCAGGTCTTCGATACGTTGCAGGGTGGCCAGCCAGTCCGTGTGGGATTTCGCGCTCTGGGTGTCAGCCATCCACACATGGATGTTTTCAGCCACGACTACACCGCCAACCACCGCCTTGATGGACGGGATCCACACAAAGCTGCGGTCCGGCTGCGGGCTGTCGAGGCCGATCACTTCCAGTTTCTGCCCTTCGAGGGTCAGCTCATGGCCTTCAAGCACTTGAGGGACGATGGTTTTGGCGGGCTTATCGGCGCCCATTTTCGGCCCCCAGAATTCAAGTTTGCCGGCCACGGTGGCTTTGATGTGATCCACCACCGGTTGTGGCGCCAGCACCTTGGCGTCAGGGAAGGCCGCAATCAGAGTATCGAGGCCGAAGTAATAGTCTGGGTCACCGTGGCTGATATAGATGGTGGTCAGTTGCTTGCCACTGGCGCGGATCTTCTGCACCAGTTGCTCGGCCTGGCCCTTGCCGAATTGGGCGTCCACCAGGATCGCGTCTTTCTGGCCGCTGACCAGTACCGAACTGACCGGGAAAATTGCTGCTTCACCTGGGTTGTAGACATCCAGACTCAGGTCGGCGGCTGCGGCGTGGGCGGCAAAGCCCAGGGCAGCCGAAGCCAGTGCAAAACGCTTGAGGATCGAGAACATGTGCAACTCCAGCAGTCGATAGGCCTTGGCAGGCGATGAACAGAGCTTAGTTGCACTGAACGCAGCAAAAAATGCGATGCTTGAACATAGTTTGTTTCTGAAATCGGGCAAATCATGGATCGTCTTCAAGCAATGCGGGTGTTTGTCACGGTGGTGGACCTGGGCAGCCAGTCGGCTGCTGCCGATCATCTGGACCTGTCACGCCCGGTGGTGTCGCGTTACCTGGCGGAGCTGGAGGAT is a genomic window of Pseudomonas sp. ADAK18 containing:
- a CDS encoding NAD(P)-dependent oxidoreductase — its product is MSKIAIIGATGRAGSQLLEEALRRGHTVTAIARNTDKIGVRPGVTVKQVDAQDANALQQAVAGNDVVISAAHFATLPASAVIGPVKKAGVKRLLVVGGAASLLLPGGGRVFDSPGFPAEYKAEAGAGIEFLNALRQEKELDWTFLSPSAEFVETERTGKFRLGQDDLLVSSEGRSWISFADYAIALIDEVETPKHSRQRFTVGY
- a CDS encoding MBL fold metallo-hydrolase → MFSILKRFALASAALGFAAHAAAADLSLDVYNPGEAAIFPVSSVLVSGQKDAILVDAQFGKGQAEQLVQKIRASGKQLTTIYISHGDPDYYFGLDTLIAAFPDAKVLAPQPVVDHIKATVAGKLEFWGPKMGADKPAKTIVPQVLEGHELTLEGQKLEVIGLDSPQPDRSFVWIPSIKAVVGGVVVAENIHVWMADTQSAKSHTDWLATLQRIEDLKPRTVVPGHYLGTPSLKSVAFTADYIKAFDEETAKAKDSAALITAMKKRYPNLADESSLELSAKVAKGEMKW